A single region of the Candidatus Binatia bacterium genome encodes:
- a CDS encoding IclR family transcriptional regulator: MVRREKTNYIIQSVSHALDVLEQFTGEPDELGVTELSKRLKLHKNNVFRLLATLEARGYIEQNKATENYRLGLRCLRLGQRFVVQTGLLRQARPVMSQVAKAARETAFITVMRDGSAVTLDAVEAEQAVRMVSRIGDPLPLHCTAVGKMHLAFADDEMRNSLPEALPKFTEKTVVERQALTQQLKKIAENGYAVDLGEHIEDVRSVAVPIRDYTRVVVGSLAVSGPAYRLSQERLDKEIVPLMLKAGRELSTRLGFDGEQ; encoded by the coding sequence ATGGTTCGGCGTGAGAAAACAAATTACATCATCCAGTCCGTGTCGCACGCGCTGGACGTCCTCGAGCAGTTCACGGGTGAGCCGGACGAATTGGGAGTGACGGAGCTGAGCAAACGACTCAAGCTTCACAAGAACAATGTCTTTCGCCTACTGGCCACCCTGGAGGCTCGCGGATATATCGAGCAGAACAAGGCCACCGAGAACTACCGGCTCGGCTTACGCTGTCTCCGCCTAGGGCAGCGGTTTGTGGTGCAAACGGGGTTGCTGCGCCAGGCGCGGCCGGTGATGAGCCAGGTCGCGAAGGCGGCACGTGAGACGGCGTTTATCACCGTCATGCGGGACGGCAGCGCTGTTACCCTCGATGCTGTCGAAGCCGAGCAGGCGGTGCGTATGGTGTCGCGTATTGGTGATCCCCTTCCACTGCATTGCACGGCCGTAGGCAAGATGCATCTGGCTTTCGCCGATGACGAGATGCGCAACTCACTGCCAGAGGCCTTGCCGAAGTTCACCGAAAAGACAGTGGTCGAGCGGCAGGCGCTGACGCAGCAGCTCAAGAAGATTGCCGAGAACGGCTACGCCGTCGACCTGGGAGAGCACATCGAGGACGTTCGTTCTGTTGCCGTACCCATCCGCGATTACACGCGGGTGGTCGTCGGCAGCCTGGCAGTCTCGGGACCGGCGTACCGCCTGTCCCAGGAACGCCTCGACAAGGAGATTGTGCCCCTGATGTTGAAGGCCGGTCGCGAGCTGTCAACCCGGCTGGGCTTCGACGGCGAGCAATGA